A window from Felis catus isolate Fca126 chromosome B1, F.catus_Fca126_mat1.0, whole genome shotgun sequence encodes these proteins:
- the MRFAP1 gene encoding MORF4 family-associated protein 1, with the protein MRPLDVVELAEPEEVEVLEPEEDFEQFLLPVINEMREDIAALTREHGRAYMRNRSKLWEMDNMLIQIKTQVEASEESALNHLQNPDEGVEGRGTKRCEKAEEKAKEIAKMAEMLVELVRRIERSESS; encoded by the coding sequence ATGCGGCCCTTGGACGTCGTCGAGCTGGCAGAGCCGGAGGAGGTGGAGGTGCTGGAGCCCGAGGAGGATTTCGAGCAGTTCCTGCTGCCCGTCATCAACGAGATGCGGGAGGACATCGCGGCGCTGACCCGGGAGCACGGCCGGGCGTACATGCGGAACCGGAGCAAGCTGTGGGAGATGGACAATATGCTCATCCAGATCAAAACGCAGGTGGAGGCCTCGGAGGAGAGCGCCCTGAACCATCTTCAGAATCCCGACGAGGGAGTCGAGGGCAGAGGGACCAAACGGTGCGAGAAGGCGGAGGAGAAGGCCAAGGAGATCGCGAAGATGGCAGAGATGTTGGTGGAGCTGGTCCGGCGGATAGAGAGAAGCGAATCGTCGTGA